One stretch of Amycolatopsis tolypomycina DNA includes these proteins:
- a CDS encoding OB-fold nucleic acid binding domain-containing protein, translated as MSAKDGGYFSRLVRKLTSDVEDLDADEMSMRSGAEGAQRACDCRSGEEVTVMGRLRSVELCPTNEAATLEAELFDGTQGVTLIWLGRRRIPGIEPGRTIKVRGRMAERDGQKVLYNPYYELQSPVS; from the coding sequence ATGTCCGCCAAAGACGGCGGCTACTTCAGCCGGTTGGTTCGCAAGCTGACCAGCGACGTCGAGGATCTCGACGCCGACGAAATGTCGATGAGGTCCGGCGCCGAGGGGGCGCAGCGGGCGTGTGACTGCCGCTCCGGCGAAGAGGTCACCGTGATGGGGCGGCTGCGCAGCGTCGAACTCTGCCCGACCAACGAGGCCGCCACGCTGGAGGCGGAGCTGTTCGACGGGACACAGGGCGTGACGCTAATCTGGCTCGGCCGCCGCCGGATCCCGGGCATCGAGCCTGGCCGGACGATCAAGGTGCGCGGCCGGATGGCCGAGCGTGACGGCCAGAAGGTGCTGTACAACCCCTATTACGAGCTCCAGAGCCCAGTGAGTTGA
- a CDS encoding DUF3159 domain-containing protein — protein sequence MTEPASSEKKTDGEEPQPTLLEQMGGVSGLIYSSVPVIVFVLANAFFGLTAAIWTAIGSAVAITVLRVVRKEPLQPAISGFFGVAIAAFIAYRTGSAKGFFLFGIYASLIYCGIFVLSVVVRWPIAGVVWNLLNGTGQAWRKDKPSRYGYDIATLAMAAIFAARFVVQRWLYQEDYTGWLAFAKIAMGYPLYALGLLVVVWAVRRSDKRLKALAESEPTPETDAEIEARLREKYATPES from the coding sequence GTGACTGAACCCGCCTCGAGCGAGAAGAAGACCGACGGCGAAGAGCCGCAGCCCACCCTGCTGGAGCAGATGGGCGGCGTGTCCGGCCTGATCTACTCGTCGGTACCGGTGATCGTCTTCGTGCTGGCGAACGCGTTCTTCGGCCTGACGGCGGCGATCTGGACGGCGATCGGCAGCGCGGTGGCCATCACGGTGCTGCGCGTGGTCCGCAAGGAGCCGCTGCAGCCGGCGATCTCGGGCTTCTTCGGCGTCGCGATCGCGGCGTTCATCGCCTACCGCACGGGGTCGGCGAAGGGGTTCTTCCTGTTCGGGATCTACGCGAGCCTGATCTACTGCGGCATCTTCGTGCTGTCGGTGGTGGTGCGCTGGCCGATCGCGGGCGTGGTCTGGAACCTGCTCAACGGCACGGGCCAGGCATGGCGCAAGGACAAGCCGTCCCGCTACGGCTACGACATCGCCACCCTGGCGATGGCGGCGATCTTCGCGGCCCGGTTCGTGGTGCAGCGGTGGCTGTACCAGGAGGACTACACGGGCTGGCTGGCCTTCGCGAAGATCGCGATGGGCTACCCGCTGTACGCGCTGGGCCTGCTGGTGGTCGTGTGGGCGGTCCGCCGGTCGGACAAGCGCCTGAAGGCACTGGCCGAGTCGGAGCCCACCCCGGAGACGGACGCGGAGATCGAGGCCCGCCTGCGCGAGAAGTACGCAACCCCGGAGTCCTGA
- a CDS encoding potassium channel family protein encodes MRVAIAGAGAVGRSIAAELIDGRHQVMLIEREADQFEPHAVEQADWVLGDACEVSILEESGIEQCDVVIAATGDDKANLVVSLLAKTEFAVRRVVARVNNPANEWLFTDAWGVDVAVSTPRMLAAMVEEAVSVGDLVRLMTFRQSNANLVELTLPAETPLAGKPVSELTLPRDAALVTILRGDRVIVPQPEDPLEPGDELLFVATADVEPEIRTALGY; translated from the coding sequence ATGAGGGTCGCGATTGCGGGCGCCGGGGCGGTCGGCCGCTCCATCGCCGCCGAGCTGATCGACGGCAGGCACCAGGTGATGCTGATCGAGCGCGAGGCCGACCAGTTCGAGCCGCACGCGGTCGAGCAGGCCGACTGGGTGCTCGGCGACGCGTGCGAGGTGTCGATCCTGGAGGAGTCCGGGATCGAGCAGTGCGACGTCGTCATCGCCGCGACGGGCGACGACAAGGCGAACCTGGTGGTCTCGCTGCTGGCCAAGACGGAGTTCGCGGTGCGGCGCGTGGTGGCCCGGGTGAACAACCCGGCCAACGAGTGGCTGTTCACCGACGCCTGGGGCGTGGACGTCGCCGTCTCGACCCCGCGGATGCTGGCGGCGATGGTCGAGGAGGCGGTCAGCGTCGGCGACCTCGTGCGGCTGATGACGTTCCGGCAGAGCAACGCGAACCTCGTCGAGCTGACGCTGCCGGCGGAGACGCCGCTGGCCGGGAAGCCGGTGAGCGAGCTGACACTGCCTCGGGATGCGGCGTTGGTGACCATTCTGCGGGGTGACCGGGTGATCGTGCCGCAGCCGGAGGACCCGCTGGAGCCTGGCGACGAGCTGCTCTTCGTCGCGACTGCCGATGTGGAGCCGGAGATTCGGACGGCGCTCGGGTACTGA
- a CDS encoding potassium channel family protein codes for MHVVIMGCGRVGASLAAALERLGHEVAVIDKNQQAFRRLGSDFHGQQVVGVGFDRRVLIEAGIERAGAFAAVSSGDNSNIISARVARENFGIEHVVARIYDHKRAAVYERLGIPTVATVPWTTDRFLRTLLPDGVASAWRDPSGNVALLQLPLHEGWVGHSVRSLQEATGARVAFIMRFGTGVLPDTKTVLQADDVVWVAARSGTVSDVTSVAHREPEDEA; via the coding sequence GTGCACGTGGTGATCATGGGATGCGGCCGGGTCGGCGCGTCCCTGGCCGCTGCGCTGGAGCGGCTCGGCCACGAGGTGGCCGTCATCGACAAGAACCAGCAGGCGTTCCGCCGGCTCGGCAGCGACTTCCACGGCCAGCAGGTCGTCGGCGTCGGCTTCGACCGCCGGGTGCTGATCGAGGCGGGCATCGAGCGGGCCGGCGCGTTCGCGGCGGTGTCCAGCGGCGACAACTCGAACATCATTTCGGCGCGGGTCGCGCGCGAGAACTTCGGCATCGAGCACGTCGTCGCGCGCATCTACGACCACAAGCGCGCGGCGGTGTACGAGCGGCTGGGCATCCCGACGGTCGCGACCGTGCCGTGGACCACCGACCGGTTCCTGCGCACCCTGCTGCCGGACGGCGTCGCGTCGGCGTGGCGTGACCCGTCGGGCAACGTGGCGCTGCTGCAGCTGCCGCTGCACGAGGGCTGGGTCGGGCACTCGGTGCGGTCCCTGCAGGAGGCGACCGGCGCGCGGGTGGCGTTCATCATGCGCTTCGGCACCGGCGTGCTGCCCGACACCAAGACGGTGCTGCAGGCCGACGACGTCGTGTGGGTGGCGGCGCGGTCCGGCACCGTCAGCGACGTGACGAGTGTGGCCCACCGCGAACCGGAGGACGAGGCATGA